The genome window CCAGCTACACTCTTTCCAGACCCAGTCCGACCTAGCAGAACCAGCCTCAGGTCATCTGAGGATGCAGAGGAACTGCTGGAGAAGGAGGAAAGTTGGGCAGGGGTGGCGCGAGACAATAAAGCAGTGGAGGAGGATGAGAAAAAGTCATTAGTGCTGGAAGAAGAAGTGGAGAAGGCAGTGGAGGAGGATGTGAAGGAGTCATCGACACCGGGAAAAGAGGAGACTGCAGTGGAGGAGTAAGTGGAATTGGTTTTGGGAGAGAAGGATGAGAGAGTATCGGAAGTGGAGAAGGCAGTAGAGGGGGAAGAGATGGATGCATTGGTGGGGGAAGAGGAGATGGCAGTGGAGGAAGAGGACAAAGCATTAGAAGAGAAGAAGGATGAGGCATTGGTGGAGGAAGAAGCAGAGGTGGTGGTAGGGAAAGAGGAATAGGACAATGCAGTAGAAGAGGCAGATAAGGGGGGATTGGTAGGGGAATAGGAATATGTGGAAGATGAGTAAGAGGAGACATTAGTGGAGGAGGAAGGGGCACGAGTACttaaagaggaagaagagatCTTGGTAGAGGAGGATCGGGAAAAATCAGGTGAAGAAAAGGAGGAGAAGCCAGTGGAGGGTGAATGTCCGAAAGCAGCAGAAGAAGAAGCTGTGGGTGATAAGACAGATGTGCTGATGTCATCAGTGGTGTTGAGGTGGTAATGgactaagaaaagaaaatgagagaaatttcatttattaaataacattttttaaagaaaagttttatttcctggctaaaaactatataagatgAGTAAGATTAATATCGACCAATGTAATaaggaaatgtgaaaaagaaactgTGAAAGTGGATGTATACataacatgacatgacatgacttTAATCAACAGCAAGTAGTCGAATAAAGCTGCACCATTACAAGATAAAGTTTCAACTGATAGCTGACACaaacatggtgaaaaaaaagcattttgaaTATACAGAAGGATTTATACAACAGTGCTTTTGAAGGCTTAATTCTGATTGTTTAGGTGGACGACATTGATTCATTATGGCTCTAGCTGTTCTAATGTTCTTGtctctgtagtgtctgtaacttacTCATGGTCTTGTATGACTGATACTTCacagaaaatgttaaaaatgtgtatctatttgcagttttctgtaaaaaggcattaatatttttggaaagtgtttGCAGTATCAGCACAAAGGAAAAgctgtaaatgtacattttctgAGACAGCAATTTTCAGGCTtcgtgtttttttgtttctctgtaacatgacaatctgtgtattttttttttttattatcgaTTCACATTAACTTATTAACAATATAACAGTGTAAGGTTATGATAAGTGtataaaaggtaaaaatgtTATGTATTTTGCTAACAGCTGAAATAAAGCCTCAGTTAAGACACATTGTTGGCATAAAGCTGTTATGCCACtggattgtctttttttttaaatagcatcaAGTATGCCTTAATAGCTCGGCGCTGTCATGCTGTAATATCAAACATATGAACCAAATTCACTCTACAGGTAGAAACCCAAAGTCAGCAGCCCTTATTTTTAAGAAAGGTGGGGGGCACAAAACTCTTCACGCTTTGACAGTGAgttcttattaattaattaattaagaattTAATGTTGATGTTTAATGTCAACTTACAACGGTGgtgaaaatgaaagtaaaatacaATGCTCAATATTGACCTCCACAGTCCTAGATggaattatttctttatttcatgatttatgtaaaaaaataaaataaaatagggcATAAGTTCATATGATAAGAAAAACAGTTGAGTATTTTACATGTTGCTTGTTTCACAGTTTTCTGTGATTTTCTGCGTATCGAGTTTCTGAATACGTGGCACGTTTTTagcgagaaaaaaaatgcttaaaaatagaAGGGAAACTTGTTTCGTGCTGCGGTGTTGTGGTTGAAACTGTTTCGTCACAGTTTGTTCGGTGACTGTCTAACATGGAAATATTTGGTGACTAAAATTCAGATGACCAAAATACTAAAGCACGCTTTCACGACGACTACACCTCTGACTAAAACTACAGATAACATGAACAGTAAAACTAGGTGGTGCACGGTGACTCACTGGTGTTAACGAAGTTCTGGTTGTTCTGGTTTCTGACTGGTTGTTCTGCCTCTGAGAGATGACTGAGAATGGCGCCCTCTGGTGGCGAGAAACAGATAATCACGTATAAAACATGTGAAGGtcgtgatattaaacatacctGATGTTATAACAAAAAcccaataaaataaagacattttaatattaatccTATTGGATCCACTAAGCATGGATAGACAGCTGGTCATCTGGTCAGTCAAACAAAACATTGTTGAAATGATTAAAAGAAACTATAAGGTGTGGCACCTTTACTCAAAGAGAAACTGGAACGCTTTTTGTGGACTACAGACGAGTCGTCGTTCCAGGGCTGAGAATAAAGCCCATTGGCCAGCTGCTGTGATCTCAGCCTGCCTGCCGCCGGCCCCATGCTTCTGACTCTAATTTTCCCTCTCCTCCCCGACTCGTCCCACGTCTCCTCCTTGCTCCACGTTATTTGGTTCGGGTGCACAAAGTGCTCCTCTTGCAGGCTGTACCTCCTGTTGAGGTCACTTTCCTCTCTCTGCATGCCACTTGGTGTATAACAGCTGCCAGAGCGCTCAATCAGCTTCTTCACCTGGAGGAAAGAGTAGTATCAGTGAATTCCACACATTCCAGTTATTACAAACAAGGTAGAAGTGGTCAGTGCTTTAATAGAGTGAGTGAGTCTGGTCCAAACAGTCTCAGCCTACACCATCTGCTTTCTCTATTACTTATGAgctgttgattgattgatgtgCAAAGGAGTGGATTTCTtagatcagttttttttttgcatttactgtattacaaatgattattcatttattttcaatacTGCTTATTCTGCAGTGGGTCATGGGAAGCCTGGAGATCATCCCAGGAGATGTGgttcaccctggacaaggtgtcaatccatcacagggctaatacatacatacatacatacatatacacacacacacacacactatagatgGGCAATGCCAACTAGTCTACTATGTGTGTCTTTGGAttgagggaggaaaccagagcacccagaggaaaccaatcAAGTACTCAGACTCCAGGCTGGacttgaacccttgaccctgaaggtgcgaggccatGGTGCTATCTACTATGCCTCCATGCTGCctataaattattattcattaaaagATGCCACTGAATGTTTTTCTCTCTATAGAGTGGAAATGTCTGGGAAATTTGTTTGCAATTACCTCACCAgccttacagggtttttttttaaggtatacAGTCACAAAATCAAACTGAAACAAACCTCACAGCTATTACACTGACTGCGATGCGGTTACATATTCATAATTATGTTGTAATGCATGTATGTCGAATGTCTGACAAGCAAAACTTTGCATAATGTGctactatagaaaccataacaTATCAGAATGATTGGTGCTTTGCTATGAAAGGGCTAATTTTTCTGAAAAGGTTTGAGAAACCTCACCTTCTCCAACAGTGATATGACCTGCTGCCTGTCATCTGGTTTGCGGTTATTGATCACATGCCAGCGTCCTCCACAATCATTCACCATGGCACTGAGTCCAGGTTCATCCAGCCTCATGTACCGCTCATGGTCTCTCCCTATCAGATAATCTCCGCAGGTGAGCAGCACGATGGAGTGTTCCAGTGCGCCCTTGCCAAATATACACTCCAGCTCAGCAGGAATTCGGCCCTCCATCTCAGTAAACTGACCTACGGGTACAAGGATGAGGAAGGCGTGTGGCCCTGGTGCCACCAGGCCTAGAGCTTTCTCGGTCTCTCTCTTTACACTGATGTCAATGTGCTCGCCTTTCCAGTACCAGCGTGGTGTCTCGACCACTTTGAGGGGTTGTCCTTCTGACACTCCGGACCTGACCTCATTCTGCCGTGTTGACACCAAGGAGCTGCTGCTCGAGCTGTCATTCAGAAGCGTGTCAGCTGTCAGGGTCTTTCCACAGCCCATGTTGCCTACTAGAATTAAGCGCAGCTCTGGAATGCCAGTGTGGCTCCCCGGTGAGGCtggaagacaaagaaagagagacactgTTAAAGAGACATTCAAAGAAGTAACGGTTAAAATTCTGATCTAATTACAAGAACTGTTAGACTCATGGGTACTTGAGAAAGCCTTGAGACAGTTTGATGAAGCCATCCATAAATCAAATCCCTGTTATCaaatataatcatttaaattaatatgacacacacacacacacacacacatatataaagtGCAACATCCTCCATCTTTACTTTATTGCTGACTTTCTTTAAGGCTGAATGTAACAAAACTGAAACTGGATACTCCTTGTAAAAAGTTACCAAGTCTCCttacaaaaaaactattatgGCACCGATTATACAATCAACAATGATTGTCTCCTTACAATACCACCTGCCAAGGGGTGGGATATATCAAGTATTAACTGTACACTGAGTTCTCAAAGATGCTTTGGTATTCGGAAAAATAGTGTCAAATTGTGATGGTTAAACGACCAGGTCAGAGCATCTCCATAGCATCAGGTCTTCCTGGTATGTGATGatctaccaaaagtggtccaaggaccAGTGATCCAGCGACAGGGTGGTGGGCATGCAAGGTCTGAACCTAGAGAAGAGCTTCTGTTGTACAAACTACTGGCAAAAAATAACTGCTGGACATGATATAAAGGTGTCAGAGCACTCGTTTCAGTGCGTTTCAGTTTCAGGGTTCCCTGTATCAGCCACCAAAAGTGCCTAAAATGGGCTTGtaagcatcagaactggacctgTGGAAGAAACTggtctggtctgatgaatcatgtttattttacatcatgtggaaaGCCTGTGTGTCCTGGAAAAACCTTGGGTCATGGCTCCATGTTGATGTCAAACTTTGACAAGTaacacctacctaaacattgtaCAGACCAAGAACACTCCTTCATGGTACTGATAAGCTCTAATGACATTGTTTCAATGGcagatggttttaatgttgtggctgatcggttAACATTTTATTTCGTTAAAATCAGTGTAAATggggataaagtggtataaaagatgaatgaataaatgaatgatattAGTCAAATATTAGATGCTTTActgtacaaaaatatttaatagggCAGATAGGTTTAATCCTGCTAAAGAAGCATTTTCCACTCTAACTTATATGCATTATGCATTCATCTACATTTATTAGAGTAATAGTGTTGTAATTAAACTCAGTAGTTCAGTGGCTATGCAGTCTGAGATGTTCTGATCTATACTAAACCTGTGGTTATAACATTGTCCACATGCCTCAGTAATCATGTGATTCACAAGGATGGACAAAAAGACATACCTTTCATTCCTATACCTTTCTGACCCATatgaaagacagagaaagtgtgtgtgtgtgtgtgtgtgtgtgtgaaaatcttcAGGTCAgggtgtgtgtcttttttttaggCATGGAAAAACTGCATTCTTTCTCTCATGctctttcacaaacacacactcccaTATGACCGGTGGCCCAGCCTGTTTAACAGCATTCAGCAGTgttgtcacatacacacatgcacatccgCTACGCATGATTCTTCTTAATCGGAATTTTTGCAAAGCATCATGTTTCCTTATCTTATTACTTGATAAGAAATGTTGATGAGGTTTTCATAAGAACCAGGAAacattggcaaaaaaaaaaaaaaaaaaaaaaaatgtgtttgggAGATACTGCAAGTGAGAGAAAATCGGATCAAagacttattttatttacttattgaaataaaaattgcaGACCAAAATATGCTCATATTCTTAAATTGATGTATAACTTTTCATTTGTGTATTTGTGATATTTCTTTCTATACTGTACCAGtctactaattttattatttctaatttaaaattagatgcattttttaattatacaagGTTGATAATagtttaaaacaaaagtaaaacaagGAAGCACTTTAAAGTTTTCTGAATTTTGATAATCACATgattttaagttttattgtGAAGAGACATGATTAATAAACTAAAACTAAGACTATTGCAATTCATTAGTTTACTTGTATACAGctataacattaatattaatattattattattttattattattattattattcactgggaaatgaatacattttaatgactttaaCACATCCTGAGGCAAAGTTACCTAAATGAGTATAATTGAGTATAACGAGTATAAACTCAGCTTACTGTACCTTGACTAAGCATATCCATGTTTCGTGATGCTCAGCAGCCAGTAAGTCTAAATTCCACAAGAGTCTGTACCACGTTTTGGGCTGAAGCAGCAGCTTTACTCCTCTGCCTTGCTGCTACCCTATAGTCTTACCCCTTAACCTCTCAGAAGGAGCTCCTGGTTATCCCCTCCCACCTGCGCTCTTTCTCCAaccaaacacactcatacactcacaaAACTGGATCCACAATGATCATTCTGTATGTGGGTGGAGGTGAGACTGCCATCTTCCACCTGTGTGAATCATGCTCTGCTGATACCCTGGTTACGCCCGAGCAAACCTACAAGACATCCAAGCTTCAGGTTAATTTACAACATACCAGTGTTAATAGAAAAGTTGCAAATACCATTACCTTATATGGGCATTCTAACAAGCCATAGATATCATTTAATTATTCTTGTTTATAGCTCAGCCTACTTGGGTTTGTtagaaacaaacataaaaaaaattgcaattaaaatttgtttatataatgtCCTTAATTGTTCCCATTAACTACAGgattaacttcttttttttttttaaacccgtTAAGGATCATTCAGAATATACACTAATTAAGCAATATGACAAGAATGGGAGTGTTTTTGTGTGCCACCTGTAATTCAAATgacatgtttatattaatatgctTCATCAAGTATATGTTTCCCAGGATCATTATTGAATTTACACTCATAAGCCACTTCaacacctgttcaactgctcATTTATGCAAATATCTAACCAGTCACATGGCAGCAATTGGGAACATAAACATGGTCAAGacgatctgctgaagttcaagCCGAGCATCAGAATGGAAAGTAAGATGACTTTGAATGTCGCttagttgttggtgccagacagtgTTTCCAAAACTGCTAAACTCCTGGAATTTTCCCCTCCAGTACAGCCATCATAAGGGTTTACggagaatggtctgaaaaagagaaaatatccagtgagttGCAGTTCTCTGGGCAAAAATACCTTGTTCATACCAGAGGCCAGAGGAGAACAGctagactggtttgagctgcttgaacaataactcaaataaaatcaCCTTACAACCAAGGTATGTTGAAGAGAATTTATAAACGCACATGCTAAACCATGAGGCAGATGAGTTACAGCACCAAAAACTGAGACTTTGCCTAGGTTCACAGAAATTGGaaactaaaaggaaaaaaaatttgactGGTCCGATGAGTCTTAATTTCTGCTGCGACTTTTGGATCGTCTATTGGGTCAAAATGAAAGATGAAACAGCATGAAAGCATtctctaaggaatgttttcAGTAActtgttgaatctatgccatGAATAATTAAGGCAAATCTGAAAGCAAAAGAGGGGTCCAACCCAAGACTAGCAAGCTGTGTTTAATGAAGTAGCTAGTGAGTGTAATTAGCAgtgaatcatttacacacattcacTTGTATGACGCATGCTCCACATAAAACAAATACATGgtgctatttaaaaattttaaatattcattgaTCAGCCAGAACATTTAAGCccaatctactgtatattattaatatacagtgtGCTGTGGTATCCAAAATGGTATCAGAAAACCTGttaagtcctgtaagttgcaaggtggtgtcctccatggatcagatgTGTAGCTCCACCGGCTTCAAAATATGTGAAGGCAGGGAGGGATACGGTGTTTAGACATACAACATGGTCTTACCAAACTGGTGCCTCGGTGGCGATTTGCAGTGGGGCGCTACATCAAGGAAGGTAAATTGAAACGCATGCCCCTCGATTTTGCGCAGTTAAGCTAGCTGTGGTGCTGAAAGGGTACTATGCTTACCATTTCTGGCCTGAGCAAGAATTGGCAGAATGTGAGTGTGCTGGCTGGTGCCCCTCTCAAACATGTTAAAAGgccataaaaaatagaaaatgctGTTAAAGGGGTGTTCTTTGTCTCCAACAGGGTCTAGGTATGTAATAGGTGTTAAAAACATCCCCATTGCAGGCATTTTTAGTGGCATTCATGGGTCAGCATGGGTACTTTTGCCAGTCTGAAGCTATGCAGCCTCATAAACAAGCTGTTTCtgttctgacacttttctctCATAAccagcattcttttttttttcagtaatgtgCACTACATGATCGGACCAGATGGACATCATTGAGCATTGGGTGCCCATAACGCTTTCACAGGTTGGGAGATGCTTTGACAGTCATCTAGCCACCATAATTAAACCAAAttcttatcctttttttttttatcgaacACATCAAATTTGAAGACTGACAATGAACTTGCATCCTAATAGTCCCGACTCTTTTAAAGAGTCGGGACTATACGACTCTTTCAAAGGTGCcactgtaattaaataattatttatatttacctcAGCCGTTATTGGTTGAATGCTATGTATGATCAATGTAATCGAACCTACTTATTACAGCAGAGCGACACTTGGCTGAATACTGACATTTGAATTAAACCTAGAAAACAGCTTCAGCTGTGAAGTTATTCATGTGAAAAGTCTTAGTCATGATCTAAGCACTTTGCCATGGTACAGTATGCAGTGTAAGTGTACAGTACAATCAAGTACTACCGAAATTCTATGACTTGTCAATGTGCACTGACTGTACTAGCAATTTAAATGCCACCAtgtccatttaaaaaaagaaaaaaaaaagaaaaaaaaagtgcaagttCTTTATTAGTACCTAGAACAATGAATATTACAGCAGCAAATGTTAAGCATTTTTCTTTGCCAGTGGAGTTTGGGCTGTTTTATATTCCAGGTTGCTGTCATGCTGGGATTAACCTCTGTCTTTGCCATTTATGCTGACAATGCTAGTGCaaggtttgtggacacctgagcTTCAAAACCATTTCCCGTATCATCATTATATGTTTTCTAGGCATGTCCCCCATTTCAATGTTATagtatgtaatttttgtattcataatttactgtatataggagTATGGTATAGTACACTACAGTACGCTAATAAGTACTGAAAATAAGTATGCCATGTACAAACcaggtacagtataatgtataaataggcaaaatataatttatactgCTTTGGGCAAAGAGGCATTTATCAAAATGGAACATGTTTAATCCCCTCATTACAATTGAAGGAAAACtataatgcttcagcatacaaTATTCTATACAACTTTGAGAtaccaactttgtggcaacagtttggtaCGTGACATTTAAGGACATAATGATCAGGTGTCTACAAGCTTTTGGTCAAGAAGTCTTTCACTTTTTTCCTATAGGTTTGAAAGACAAGCAGGTGACCAAAACTGggtaatgatgaaaaaaaaatcctgcctcCTAATGTACAATGGAACAACTGATGATAACCTACATGTACTTTAATTCACATATAAATGTTAACGATTTAAGcaaaactttacatttaaataagaaacagTTAGACCTCTCGCAAAGAGCTCATTTAATAAAACCTCTTACACGATATATTGtgatgttaaatataaaagccCAGAGTACCATACATGGCTCCATCCTGAAATTAGATGAACAGGTTAGCAGAACAGATGTGTTCTACATGAGGTCACCAAAAATAGCATGTCACCTTACGTGTAGTAAAATCATGGCTCAACACTACTTCTATATAAACGTCCAACACtgttatagaataaacttggaATATGCATAATGACAACCACAAAGAGATATTGTCATATGTTTTCAATAAAGTACTGTGAAGCTTAGAGCTGGTTAATAACCTGAGCTTTTAAACTACAAATCAAGTTAGGGCAATTATCAAATTAAATAGTGACCTGTCTGCACAAAGCAGACTCCAACCCCTCCCCCTCTTTAAAATCAGATCAGCTGCACAGAGGTTAAAAGGGCTCactaaaatgcttttaattGATAGAATGACAAAACACAGcgacaaaaaaatacaaaacggAGAGTAGACGGGATAAAAATGGAACGACAGATTAAGAAGCGGGTTAAAAGGAGACGTGTAGTCTGTGGTCTGTCCAGTGCAAAAATGTGCAATTCATGTCCTTCTCATGATGAGAACCAGAAGTACTGTCAGGGTTGACAAAGGTCCAAGGGCGTGGAAGGTGACAAGCTACCGGCGCCATCTTCCataaagaggagagagagagagtctgtaaCATGGGAGATGACCCGGTAGCGTTCAAAGTCCAGGCATGACGTAGGCTATGTTATCCAGAGTGTTTGACTGAAATGAACAGAAATGAAGGATAAACAAAAATCAGATCATATTATATAGATAATGGGTCATTtgtaaaatctaaacaaaatacactggtgtatattttattaaagttaaAACATGCTGCAACAGTTAATCACTAAATGTTAGCAGACACTACCTACTTTCGTAGAAAGAGGCATTTTGACTGACAACACTATTAACCAATCACGTATCTCCCTGAAGCCAATCAGAAAACTATCACAAATCTGTTACTCACGACAAACAATCTCAACATTGAGAGATaagtttatctgttttttttttttcaattcagtgGCTCCATCTTGTGCAGCACAGCCTATAACTAGACTGCCATCTGTATGATTCTAAAGCAAGTGGCCAAAAATCCctgtattaaaatttttacgCTTTTAAGCTTCTGACATCGATTTCTAGAATCTAGGACTGGAATTTAATATTACATTCAATAACAAATACATGTATACAAGTAACTGAACTGACATTATAAAGTAActtaatggtcattgtcacaaggAAGCTTTagagaataaaagaatatatatgGAAATGATTTGGAATGAAAAGTAAAGGGTAATGTGTACAAATCATAATTATCAGATCGTTCTTGATGATCATGCCAAGAGTGAcggtagcaaggaaaaactcctcgAGATGGCaatgggaagaaaccttaaggaaAATTTTTGACTAAACAGGAAAGACATTTTCATTTAGGTGATATCGGATAGCAATGACTGATCTGAAAATTTTATAATTACCTATAGCATGgctagaattttattttattgttgctaTTAGAGTTCAAAGTTAACAAATACTCTAGGTTATGTTTTGtacaaaattttgtattttatctAATTTGTTAACAGTAGGATGGGTGTAGTTACCAGTACGTGGGGAGGGCAACCGTTAAGTTCTGGCACCTGAGCAGTGAGACACGCCAGAGGGCCAAGAGCGCACAGCACAGAGTCCAACAGTACAGAAAGAGAGCCTGACACCGTCACCATTCcctatacacacaaacacacacaggtaacACATTGATACAGCTCAGAACTAAGCCAGGATCCAAGATGCTGGTTTATCTTAAACAGTTTACACCAACGAAGTTATTACACTGATATTAAATCATACCTACTGAGCCAACTGGCAaatgcaagatttttttttctcattgatTATACaaagtgacacaaaaaaaaaacaggaactttTTTACAATCCAATAAAAATAGGAGTGAtataagaaatacattttattgccCGTTCCACTGATCCATGATTACTAAAAGGGCGGAGTGTTTAATTGCTAAATGTCACTAACCCGCAGTGCTAATACCCGTAGTGCTACCATTACGCATTTAAAAAATTCCCGTTATTCTGTGTCaccctgtacacagaataaccatgtacacaataaatataatgatGAATTTTAATAAAGGAATAGTTTATCTTTGCCTGTGAAAGATTtaacaaatatattatatatacagtatacatacagtatctgtatTGAACAAtcaattctaattattattattctaatgcACTATTGGCTTGGGGGATCACGACAATCTATAGTAGCGGGTCATACTTCAGTTTCCTGGAGCCTCCGGCCAATCAGCGACAGCGATTCGCCTAACAACTGCAGGTGGGCAGCAGCATCGATTGGGTCCACCTCGGGATCTCTAAGTGGTGATGGTGCGGGTTCAGCTACAGGAGTCAGAGATGGTCCGTTTTGAGGCACAGTCACGGCAGGCTCTGGCCTTTTCGGCACCGCTGCTactgtgtgtgttgttgctGGGCTCGGCGTAACCGCACCTGGGAACTGAGCGACACCTGAAGGAGCAGAGATAACAAAAAGAAACCTTGATTGGTTTTGGATCAGTGGACTGAGCTGTGTGCAGTGGTACAGGGGTAAATCAGTatttaaggtgttggactacagaTCGGAAGGTCACAGGTTTACTCAGGCAACACCAAACTGactctgttgggcccttgagcaaggcacttAATCCCCATCTGCCcttgtgtaatgagataaacgTAAGTGGCTCTGAATAAGCACATCTGCTAAAAATtccataaatataaatgtaacacAAGTATTCTTG of Clarias gariepinus isolate MV-2021 ecotype Netherlands chromosome 6, CGAR_prim_01v2, whole genome shotgun sequence contains these proteins:
- the LOC128526853 gene encoding uncharacterized protein LOC128526853; the protein is MDMLSQASPGSHTGIPELRLILVGNMGCGKTLTADTLLNDSSSSSSLVSTRQNEVRSGVSEGQPLKVVETPRWYWKGEHIDISVKRETEKALGLVAPGPHAFLILVPVGQFTEMEGRIPAELECIFGKGALEHSIVLLTCGDYLIGRDHERYMRLDEPGLSAMVNDCGGRWHVINNRKPDDRQQVISLLEKVKKLIERSGSCYTPSGMQREESDLNRRYSLQEEHFVHPNQITWSKEETWDESGRRGKIRVRSMGPAAGRLRSQQLANGLYSQPWNDDSSVVHKKRSSFSLSKEGAILSHLSEAEQPVRNQNNQNFVNTIHYHLNTTDDISTSVLSPTASSSAAFGHSPSTGFSSFSSPDFSRSSSTKISSSSLSTRAPSSSTNVSSYSSSTYSYSPTNPPLSASSTALSYSSFPTTTSASSSTNASSFFSSNALSSSSTAISSSPTNASISSPSTAFSTSDTLSSFSPKTNSTYSSTAVSSFPGVDDSFTSSSTAFSTSSSSTNDFFSSSSTALLSRATPAQLSSFSSSSSASSDDLRLVLLGRTGSGKSVAGNAILGRDEFKLRRDDATGATTQSCVKGTTVIGQKQVSVVDTPDLFSSSCSPENMATHLSSCMDLCAPGPHAFLLCVPVTLPGRSNLHDLGSLRNSFGSEAILRHTLVLFTHSDMLKDENVEEYIAAKRPELLELVEKCGDRYHVLKQERNGKNIEELLEKVEQVVKESGGRHYSSQGQNEIGSGTMTQLRKGRGGDDIVDRSLPGTLHSLREEEEVEQEEKNAKQVGSIASSVTTLLGSVLQFVGYKVSEGAKQVPKLVAGGAVLGGVLGLYVGGPVGGAVGATAGSVATEYGRRKYNKPKTD